Genomic window (Megamonas funiformis):
GTTAGATACTGTAACCACAAACCTGGCAAAGAAATAGCATGTACTATTTTATTTTTAGAACGACCAGCAAAACGAATTAATTCATAAGATATACCCGCTACTACTGGTAATAATAAAACCCTAGAAATAATACGTTCCCAAAGGCTTGGCCAACCTAAGAAAGAAAACATAAAAATGCTGACAATCATAACAATTAATAAAAATGATGTTCCACAACGTGGATGTAATCGAGAAAATTTCTGTACATTTTCTGGTATCAATTCAACGCCAGCTTCATAAGCATGAATTGTTTTATGTTCAGCGCCATGATATTGAAATACTCTTTGAATATCTTTAGCTCTCGATATGCCATATATATATAAGAAGAAAACAATCATGCGGACTAATCCTTCCCATAAATTCATAACCACATGACTATCTGTAGTAATCAAATTAACAGAAGCTGTAGGAATTACTACAAATAATAAAATAGCTGCACATAAAGATATAACCATAGTAATTGCAATATCTTTATTTGTAAGCTTATCTGCTTCTTCCTCTCCTGCCATCTGTGCTGAATAAGTTAAGGATTTAAGCCCCATAACTAATGACTCACCTAAGGATAATATGCCACGGAAAAATGGCTTTTTAAATATAGGATATTTTTCTGCTAGAGAATTTATTGGTTTTACATCAACTGTAATTACGCCAGAAGGTTCTCTTACTGCTGTTGCCACTTTTTTAGGGCCACGCATCATTACACCTTCAATTACAGCTTGTCCACCTACCATTAATTTTTCTGACACTTAAAATCCACCTACCTTATTTAATTATAAATCTATAATTAGTATTTATTTTTAAATATAAATGAAGCAGAGCATTTCTGCTCTGCTTAGCATTCGTATTTTTATTTTTTGCCATAACGTTTGTTGAATTTTTCAATACGTCCACCAGCTGCCATGTCGCGTTGACGACCAGTGAAGAATGGATGACATTTGGAGCAAACGTCTACACGTAATTCACCTTTAACAGAGCCAGTTTTAAAAGTATTGCCACAACCACAGATAACTGTAGTTTCTTTATAATCAGGATGGATTCCTTGTTTCATTCTGTCGCACCTCACTCTCTGACATTTACTGATTGATTATATCACAGACTTGACATACTTGCAAGCTTTAGTTATACGAACTACATTAGTTTACAATATTTTTTATCAACAATCAATAGTAATTGCAAATATCGTTGTAAATACTTATAATAAAATAAGTTAATTATAAAATCTGATATAATGTTTTTATTTGATAATAGAGAAGGGATAAGTTTTTTATGAAGAAAAATAATAATGATTTGCAACATGTATGTAGTTTTTGTAAACGCAATATAACTATACGTTCCCAATATGATATGCCTATTTATGACCCTCAAACAGGTTTTGCTATCTGTAAAAATTGTATCAAAGATATTTATGGATATATTGTTGAACATGATAAACGTGATGAAAAATCTCAAAATCGCAAATTCGTAAATAGTCTTGATGATATCTTAGCTAAAAATAAACCTCATGTCATCAAAGAATTCTTAGATCAATATATCATCAACCAAGACCGCGCTAAAAAAATATTATCTGTTGCTGTATATAACCACTATAAACGCATGAAATATGGTTATACTCATGATAAACGCGATATGAATATCGAAAAATCTAATGTAATTATGCTTGGTCCTTCTGGTTGTGGTAAAACAGCTATGCTTCAACATTTATCTAAACTCTTAGATATTCCATTTGCTGTAACTGATGCTTCTAGCCTCACAGAAGCAGGTTTTGTTGGTTCTGACGTTGAAGTTGCTGTAAGAAATCTTTACTATGCTGCCGACAAAAATATTGAAAAAGCTGAGCATGGTATAATCTATCTTGATGAATTTGACAAAATTGCTCGTAAATCTGGTGCTAATAACTCTATCACAGCAGACCCTGGTCATGAAGGTGTACAACAAGGTCTTTTAAAAATGATGGAAGGTGGCGTTGTTGAATTCACAGCTCAAGGACAACGTAAACATCCAGAAGCACCTACTATTAAAGTAGATACTACTAATATATTATTCATTGTTGGCGGTGCATTCGTTGGCATTGAAGAAATCATCGCCAAACGTTTAAAAACAGATAACAGTGGTATTGGTTTTGGAGCAAATGTTAAAACTAAAAATGATAAACCAGTATTTAATGATTTAATCCATAAAGTTCGCCCAGAAGATTTGATAAAATTCGGTATCATTCCAGAAATTATCGGTCGTTTACCTGTTATCTGCACACTTGAAGAACTCACTGAAGATGATTTATTAAAAATCTTAACTGAACCAAAAAATGCACCTGTGCGCCAATATCAAGAATTATTAGCTATGGATAAAGTAAAATTAGAATTTGAACATGATGCACTCTTAGCTGTAGCTAAAAAAGCTATCGAACGCAAAACTGGTGCTAGAAGTCTTCGTGGTATCTTAGAAGATGTTATGCTTGATATAATGTATGAAATTCCTCAATCTGATGAACCAAGAAAAGTTATCATCACCAAAGATTGTATTGAAAACCACACTCAACCTAAAATAGAGCCAATATCTACAAACGATACACAAACAAAATCCGAATAAATTTATATAGTCAGTACCACACGTAAAACGTGTGGCTTGCACAAGCCTATAAGGCTTTTAACAATAGCCAGCGCCTAAATGACGCTGGCTTTCTCTTCGTTCAAGCCATTGTGCACTGATTACTTAACAATCCCTAAAGGGATCATTTAATTCTTTTGTGCTTATTTTATCCATCATTTTATCATACGTATCTTGTTCTCTTATATATTTCGCTATTGTTGCTTCATTTAGTCCTACTGTCGATACATAATATCCTGTTGACCAAAAATTATTGTTTCCAAATTTATATTTTAAATTTCCATGTCTTGCAAATATCATCATTGCACTTTTTCCTTTTAAATACCCCATAAAATTTGATATACTCATTTTTGGTGGTATCTTAACCAAAATATGAATATGATCCGGCATAGCTTTCCCTTCTATTATCTCTATGCCTTTCCACTTACATAAATCTTTTATTATTTGTACAATATCTCTACGCAATTTATTATATATAATTTTTCTTCTATATTTTGGGGTAAATACTATATGATACTTGCACATCCATCTTGTATGTGCTAAACTTCTTTCCATAGAAATTCTCCTCTCTTTAATAATGACTTGAACACTTATTATTTTAATAGAGGAGAATTTCTATTTCTATAAGAAACTTATTAACCACTCGTAAAACGAGTGGTTTTTTGTTTCGCACGCTCTGCGTACTCAACTAACTAAAGTACAAAATAAAACCTCGTTAAAAGCTTTCTGATAACTTTTAACGAGGTTTTTCATTTTATCTTACTTATTTATTATCTATTATTTTTTTAAAACGGAACCATCATAATATAATGTAGCAAAATAATCTTCAATTGTTTCTGCACGACGAATTAATTCTACAGAACCATCTTCATGTAATAATAATTCCGCACTACGCAATTTACCATTATAATTGAAGCCCATTGCATGACCATGTGCACCTGTATCAAACATAACAATGCGATCACCAATATCAATCTTAGGTAATTTACGATCAATAGCAAATTTATCATTGTTTTCACATAAAGAACCAGTTACATCATATACATGATCACAAGGTTCATTTTCTTTACCAACAACAACAATATGATGATAAGAACCATAAAGAGCTGGACGCATTAAATTTGCCATGCAAGAATCTAAGCCAATATAATTTTTATAAGTGTTTTTCTGATGCAATACAGTAGATACGAGATAACCATAAGGACCTGTTATTGCACGACCTGATTCATAAGCAATAGCAGTAGTAGTAAGACCTGCTGGCACTAAAATTTCATCGTATAATTTATGCACGCCTTCGCCTAATGCTTCTAAATCTACAGCATTATCTTCAGGGCGATAAGGAATACCAATACCGCCACCTAAATTGATGAATTCAAATTTGATACCTAATTTAGTTGCGATTTCAGCAGCTAAATCAAAAACAATTTTAGCATTTAATAATAAACCTTCAAGTCTAGTTTCATTGGAAATTACCATTGTATGGAGACCAAAACGTTTAACACCTTTATCCATAGCTATTTTATAAGCTTCAAGCATCTGTTCTTTAGTCAAACCATATTTAGCTTCTTCTGGTTTACCAATAATATCATTACCTTCAATTAAGTTACCAGGATTATATCTAAAAGACATAACTTGTGGCATACCAGCATTTTTCTCTAAATATTCAATATGTGTAATATCATCTAAATTGATAATAGCACCTAATTCAATAGCTTTTTGAAACTCATCTGCTGGAGTATCATTAGAAGTAAGCATTATTTTTTCACCATGAATACCTGACGCATCTGCAAGTAATAATTCTGGTAAAGAAGAACAGTCTGCACCTGCTCCTTCTTCTTGCATAATCTGTAAAATACGAGGATTTGGTGTTGCTTTTACTGCAAAATATTCTCTAAATTCAGGAGCCCAATCAAAAGCCTTCTTAAAACGGCGAAGATTTGCTCGAATTGCTTTTTCGTCATAAATATGGAAAGGTGTAGGATATTCTTTTATAATTTCTTCTAATCTTTCTTGAGAAATAGGAAATTTTTTAATTGCCATTTATTTGCCTCCTGATTTTATATTTATTACATAATCTTTATATCTGTGTTTTAAAATTGTTACATGTTAACAGATAATAAGCTGATTATAACATTTATTGAGAACTTTAGTCAATTTATAATTAGAATAAATCCACTAACTTAAAACATAATGAATAAAAAAATATACATGTATACATGATGGATATATATAAAAAAAATTTACAATTTGTAGTATAATCATAAGAGTTCCCAGTTAACAGTGTTATTAATCAAATAAATTTTGTCTTTTATATTTAGGAGGAATTTACATATGAGTTTTAGTATGGTTGCATCTCATAGTACAGGAAAAGTTTTGAA
Coding sequences:
- a CDS encoding DUF1385 domain-containing protein, translating into MSEKLMVGGQAVIEGVMMRGPKKVATAVREPSGVITVDVKPINSLAEKYPIFKKPFFRGILSLGESLVMGLKSLTYSAQMAGEEEADKLTNKDIAITMVISLCAAILLFVVIPTASVNLITTDSHVVMNLWEGLVRMIVFFLYIYGISRAKDIQRVFQYHGAEHKTIHAYEAGVELIPENVQKFSRLHPRCGTSFLLIVMIVSIFMFSFLGWPSLWERIISRVLLLPVVAGISYELIRFAGRSKNKIVHAISLPGLWLQYLTTREPDDSMIEVAVKSLKAAIEVEETAKVETKNDDTIDKQDLNDLKVNASI
- the tnpA gene encoding IS200/IS605 family transposase, which codes for MERSLAHTRWMCKYHIVFTPKYRRKIIYNKLRRDIVQIIKDLCKWKGIEIIEGKAMPDHIHILVKIPPKMSISNFMGYLKGKSAMMIFARHGNLKYKFGNNNFWSTGYYVSTVGLNEATIAKYIREQDTYDKMMDKISTKELNDPFRDC
- the rpmE gene encoding 50S ribosomal protein L31 encodes the protein MKQGIHPDYKETTVICGCGNTFKTGSVKGELRVDVCSKCHPFFTGRQRDMAAGGRIEKFNKRYGKK
- the lysA gene encoding diaminopimelate decarboxylase; the protein is MAIKKFPISQERLEEIIKEYPTPFHIYDEKAIRANLRRFKKAFDWAPEFREYFAVKATPNPRILQIMQEEGAGADCSSLPELLLADASGIHGEKIMLTSNDTPADEFQKAIELGAIINLDDITHIEYLEKNAGMPQVMSFRYNPGNLIEGNDIIGKPEEAKYGLTKEQMLEAYKIAMDKGVKRFGLHTMVISNETRLEGLLLNAKIVFDLAAEIATKLGIKFEFINLGGGIGIPYRPEDNAVDLEALGEGVHKLYDEILVPAGLTTTAIAYESGRAITGPYGYLVSTVLHQKNTYKNYIGLDSCMANLMRPALYGSYHHIVVVGKENEPCDHVYDVTGSLCENNDKFAIDRKLPKIDIGDRIVMFDTGAHGHAMGFNYNGKLRSAELLLHEDGSVELIRRAETIEDYFATLYYDGSVLKK
- the clpX gene encoding ATP-dependent Clp protease ATP-binding subunit ClpX, with translation MKKNNNDLQHVCSFCKRNITIRSQYDMPIYDPQTGFAICKNCIKDIYGYIVEHDKRDEKSQNRKFVNSLDDILAKNKPHVIKEFLDQYIINQDRAKKILSVAVYNHYKRMKYGYTHDKRDMNIEKSNVIMLGPSGCGKTAMLQHLSKLLDIPFAVTDASSLTEAGFVGSDVEVAVRNLYYAADKNIEKAEHGIIYLDEFDKIARKSGANNSITADPGHEGVQQGLLKMMEGGVVEFTAQGQRKHPEAPTIKVDTTNILFIVGGAFVGIEEIIAKRLKTDNSGIGFGANVKTKNDKPVFNDLIHKVRPEDLIKFGIIPEIIGRLPVICTLEELTEDDLLKILTEPKNAPVRQYQELLAMDKVKLEFEHDALLAVAKKAIERKTGARSLRGILEDVMLDIMYEIPQSDEPRKVIITKDCIENHTQPKIEPISTNDTQTKSE